The proteins below come from a single Lepeophtheirus salmonis chromosome 4, UVic_Lsal_1.4, whole genome shotgun sequence genomic window:
- the LOC121116254 gene encoding uncharacterized protein → MSSVFWDPDRILFIHYLLHAKTINSDYYIGLLDSLKAEITQKILHLKKKKLLFYKDNPLCHKSIKTATKWVELGLRITTTRTVFSIFGPQRLLALRRTQNLIRVKKLGSDEEVIVKTEAYCECVDNSFYPRGIKKLDKRMYDVIVLKGD, encoded by the coding sequence ATGTCCTCTGTATTTTGGGATCCAGATAGAATTTTATTCATTCACTACTTGCTTCATGCAAAAACTATCAACAGCGACTATTATATAGGTTTGTTGGATAGTTTAAAGGCCGAAATTACCCAGAAAATActtcatttgaagaagaaaaagttgctcTTTTACAAAGACAATCCACTGtgtcacaagtcaataaaaacagcCACAAAATGGGTCGAATTGGGCTTACGAATTACTACCACACGCACCGTATTTTCCATATTTGGCCCCCAGAGACTACTGGCTCTTCGCAGAACTCAAAATTTAATCCGTGTAAAGAAATTGGGCTCAGATGAGGAAGTAATTGTCAAAACTGAAGCATATTGTGAATGTGTGGATAACTCGTTCTACCCCCGTGGTATCAAAAAGCTAGATAAACGTATGTATGATGTTATTGTTCTAAAAGGagattaa